From the Stigmatella aurantiaca genome, the window CCGTCCAGGTCCTGGAGCATCTGCAGGAGGTTGCCCGCCACGGTGACTTCCTGCACCGCGTAGGTCAGCTCGCCGTTTTCGATCCAGAGGCCGTTGGCGCCGCGCGAGTAGTCGCCCGTCACCGGGTTGGCCCCGCTGCCCAGCATGGCGGTGACGTAGAAGCCGTTCTTCACCTCGCGCACCAGCTCCTCCGGGGTGCGCGTGCCCGGCTCCAGGTACAGGTTGTTCGTGCCGATGTGCGGCAGCGAGCTGTAGCCCCGGGCCGCGTTGCCCGTCGTCTTCGCCTTCGCCTTGCGGGCGGTGAACGAGTCGTACAGGTAGTTGCGCAGCACGCCCTTGTCGAGCAGGGCGGTGCGGCGGGTGGCCACGCCCTCGCCGTCGAAGGGGGAGGTGCCCAGCCCGCGCTTGAGCAGTCCGTCATCCACCACCGTCACGGTCTCGGGCGCCAGGCGCTTGCCCAGCTTGGAGACGAAGACGCTGGAGTTCTTGTAGATGGCGTTGCCGTCGGCCGCCGAGGCGATGTTGTTCACGAAGGAGGCGGCCACCAGCGGATCGAAAATCACCGGCACCTGCTGGGTCTTCGCCCGCTTCGCGCCGAGCATGCGCACCGCGCGCCGCGCCGCCTCGCGCCCCACCGACTCGGGCGCGTCCAGGTCCGAGAGGAAGCGCTTGTAGTCGATCCAGTAGCTCGTCTGGAGCTGGCCGTTCTCGGCGGCCACGGGCGAGGCGGCCAGGTACACGTACGTGCCCGCGTAGCCTGCCGACATGCCCTCGCTGGAGGCGACATACACCTCGGAGACGTAGTCCCCGGCGCCCACGTTGTCGAAGGTGGTGATGCGCGGGTCCACCGCCTTGCCCGCCTTCTCCATCTCCAGCGCGGCCTTGATCTTCCAGTCCCCGGCGAGGCTCGCCACCGCCGGGTCATACAGCTCCCCGGTGTCCCCCAGCTTGCCCAGCTCCTTGAGGTTGGGCAGGCCGTTGAGCTTGTTGGGGGCCGCGGCCTGGGCCAGTTGTAGCGCCCGGTCCACGAAGCCCTCCAGGGAGGAGGGATCGAAGTCCGAGGTGTAGGCAAAGCCCAGGCGGTGATCCTTGGTGATGACGCGCAGGCCCACGCCCTTGCTGGTGGCCTCGGTCAAATCCTCGATTTCGCCATCGCGCACCCGGCAACTGCTCTGCCGGCCTGCTTCGATGAAGGCCTCTGCCTGCTTGGCGCCCTTCTTCTTGGCGCGTTGGACGAGCTTCTTCGCGAGCTGTTCGTAGCCAGTCATGGAGTCCGTGTGCCTCAGGCGACCTTCGTTCCGCCCACCGTCATGTTGTCGATGCGCAGCGTGGGCAGTCCCACGCCCACCGGCACGCTCTGCCCATCCTTGCCGCAGGTGCCCAGGCCCGGGTCGGGCATCGGGTCATTCCCCACGCGCGACACGTTCTTCAGCGCCTCGGGCCCCACCCCGATGAGGATGGCGTTCTTCACGGGCTTGCCCAGCTTGCCGTCCTCGATTTGATAGGCCTCGGACACTTCGAAGACGAAGTTGCCGTTGGTGATGTCCACCTGGCCGCCGCCGAAGTGGGCGCAGTACAGGCCGCGCTTCACCTCCTTGAGGATGTCCTCGGGGGCATGGTCTCCTGGGGCCAGGTAGGTGTTCGTCATGCGCGGCAGAGGCATGTGCTTGAAGGACTCGCGCCGGCCGCTGCCCGTGGAGCGCTGGCCCATCAGCTTCGCGTTGAGCTGGTCGTACAGGTAGCCCTTGAGCACGCCCTTCTCGATGAGGACCTTGTGCTGGCCCGGGGCGCCCTCGTCATCCACGTTGATGGAGCCGCGGTTGTTGGCCATGGTGCCATCGTCGATGACGGTGACCAGGTCCGAGGCCACCTTCTCGCCGAGCTTGCCCGCGAAGAGCGAGGTGCCCTTGCGGATGAAGTCCGCCTCCAGGCCGTGGCCCACCGCCTCGTGCAAGAGGATGCCGCTCCAGCCCGGGGCGAGCACCACCGTCTGCGGGCCCGCCTGGCACTCCACGGACCCCAGCGTGGCGATGGCCTGCCGGGCCGCCTCGCGCGCCACGCTCTCGGGCGTGAAGGTGTCGAAGTGGTTGAAGGACACCCGGCCGCCGCCCCCGTAGAAGCCCGTGCGCCGCTCCTTGTTCTTGCCCTCGGCCATCACCTGGATGGACAGGCGGCACAGGTCCTGCGTGTCCTCGGAGTAGTGGCCCTGGGTGTTGCCCACGGCGATGCGCTTGGTGACATCCGCGTAGGAGCCGTTCACCTGCTTGACGCGCGCGTCGAACGCCCGCGCCGCCTTGTCCGCGCGGAGCACCAGCTCCGCCTTGCGCGCCACCTCGATGTCCGCCAGCGGCGTGGCGACCTTGTAATAGGTGGGGGCGGGGGCCCGGCTGACCTTGAAGCTCTGCGGGGAGCCGCCGCCCTGGGCAATCATCGCCGCGGTGCGGGCCGCGCGCAGCAGTGCCTCCTCGTCCAGATCATCCGAGTACGCGTAGCCCACCTTGGGCCCGGCGATGACGCGCACGCCCACGCCCTGGGACAGCCCGGTCTGGCCGCTCTTGATGCGCCCTTCCTCCAGGATGACGGCCGTGGACTGCGCCCGCTCGACGTAGACCTCGGCGAACTCCGCCCCGCGCTCCATCGCCACCCCGAGCAGCCGCTCGAGCAAGGGCTGGGGCAGCAGGGGAGGGAGCACCTTCTGCCGGGTCGCCAGGGGGGCGAGCAGGGCCGGGGAGGGACGCTTTTTCGTCAGCACCGACGCACGGGGCATTCAATTTCTCCAAACACGAGAGGAGGTGGGATGGGACCGTAATGAGGGCGTATCCTCCGGGCAACGGACAACGCACACGGGCTGTTCCGGACAGGTCTGCATTCCCCTGACGGGGCGTGCGCTCTAAGATGCCCCGGCCCCGCTCCAGGCCCCCCACCTCCATGCCCCCTCGCCGACCCAATTCCCCCCCCGCCGATGATGCCCCGAAGCCCTCGGGCGGTGCCTCGCGGAATGATCGCACCGAGCTCCGGCCGTCGCCCTTCGCCAACGGCGAGCGCTCCCGCGCGGGGGCCCGCCCCCGCTCCGTCGAGGTGGACGAGGAGTACCACACCTCCAACCACTACCCGGACGAGGGCGAGGAGGACGCGGAGGAGGGCACGCCGACCCCGTCGGCGCGGTCGGTCCGCCGGCCGAGCGGCATGGACGCGCTCTCCGAGCAGGAAGAGGACGACGAGCCCCTGCCCGAGGAGGACGATGACAACCCGGACGCGACCCGGGCGGGGCCTCCCGTGTCGCTCCACATCGTGGAGGGCCCGGACCAGGGCAAGAAGCGGCGCTTCAAGGGCGTGCGCATGGTGGTGGGGCGCGGCAAGAAGATCGAGCTGCAGCTGTCCGATCAGTCCGTGTCGCGCCGCCACCTGGAGCTGATCCACAGCGAAGCCGGCACGCTCATGCGGGACCTGGGCACCATCAACGGCACGCTGGTGAACGATGAGCGCGTGGACGAGAAGCTGCTCGCGCATGGCGATGTGATCGCCATCGGCAAGACGCGCATCCGCTACGTGGACGAGCTGGCGCAGGTGAAGCAGATGCGCGCCGAGCAGGAGGCGCGCGAGGCCGAGGAGAAGAAGGCCGCGGAGGAGGCCCAGAAGAAGGCCGAGGCGGAGGCCGCGGCGCGCAAGGAGGCCGCCGCCAACACCGGCGCCGCCAGCAAGGACGAGGTGGACCCGGCGGACCCGCGCTTCAATCAGGCCACCCAGGCCCGCTTCCCGGCGCCCCAGGAGCTGCTGGATGCGCCCGTCCGGCCCCGGCCCGGCCGGGGCGGGGACAACAAGTTCGGCGGCAACAAGGTCCTCATCGGCGGCGGCATCGGCGTGGCGGTGGTGGTGGCGCTGGTGGTGGCCATCATCCTCATGGGGCGCCCGTCCCAGCCCGAGGTGCAGCCCCCGGACCCCAAGGAGGCCATCGCCGCCACGAAGATGCAGCAGGCGTACAACGCGGTGCGCAGCGGGGACTTCGCGCTCGCGGTGAAGCTCATCGAAGAGGCCGAGGCGCTCAAGCCCGGCATCGACACGGAGGGGCTGGCCCAGGCGGCGCGCAAGGAGCTGGCCGTCATGGAGGCCTTCCAGGCCGTGCGCGCGCTCATGGACGAGGAGCGCTTCGAGGAGGCCCGCCAGAAGCTGAAGGACACGCCGCTGGGCACCACGGCCCAGAGCGACGAGGAGCGCGAGAAGCTGGAGAAGGAGCTGGATGAGCGCGAGTTCGCCTTCCTGGTGAAGCGCGCGGAGGCCCTGCTGGAGCAGCGCGACGTGGAGGGACTGCGCGCGCTCCTCGCCAGGCTCCCGCCGTCGGCCCAGCCCCTCTACCGCCAGAAGCTGGCGGACCTGGAGAAGGCGCTGGAGGACGAGGCCAAGGAGCTGGCCCGGCAGGGGCGGCAGAACAAGGCCCTGGCGGCGAAGCTGGCGGCCGAGAAGCGCGCCCAGTTCATCGCCGAGGCCTTCGAGGCGGTGGAGCGCAAGTTCGACAACGGGGACTACGCGCGCGCGGTGCTCGAGTGCGACCGGGTGATGGAGGCCCACAAGGGTGACACGGAGATCCGCGACCGCGCCAAGAGCCTCAAGCGGCTCATCCCCCAGTTCGCCAAGTCCTTCGAGGACGCCCAGCGCAAGGTCCAGGCCCGCTCGCTGGAGGCCGCCGTGCGGCCCCTGAAGCGCTCCTCCGAGCTGTACCAGCAGATCGGCTTCAACGGCGGGCTCCAGGAGACGCTCAACGAGCAGCTCGCCCGGGCCTCCGTGAGCGCGGGCAAGGCGGCGTTGGCGCGCCGCGACGTGGCCAGCGCGGCCCGCAGCTTCCGGGAGGCCCTGCGCATCAACCCCGGGGACGCGGGCGCCCAGGACGGGCTCAACAGCCTGGAGGGCCAGGTGGAGGAGCTCTTCAAGCGCGCCTACATCGAGCGGGACCGGGATCCGCGCTCCGCGGCGGAAAAGTTCAGGATCGTCATCGACGCCTCCCCCCCGGACTCGGAGCTGCGGCAAAAGGCGGAGACGCACCTGCAAGCACTTCAGCCCTGACGGCGCGGCGTGCGGTAAGGTGGGGGCGGGGGCACCCGCCGCCGTTCAATACCTTGTGGGAGAGTGGCAATGAGTGAGTCGTCGCTGCGAGAGCTCGGAATGGATCTGATCGAGGATCGCCAGTTCGAGCGGGCCCTCGGGGTGTTCTCCGAGGCCGTGCGCCGCCGTCCTGCGGACCATCGCTCGCGGATGCTCGCGGCGCGGTGCCTGGCCGAGATGGGAGAGCGGGAGCGCGCGGTGACGGCCTACCACGCGTGTGCCGAGGGCCTGCTGCGCCGGGACTACCTGCTGTCGGCCATGGCCGCCTGCAAGCTGGCGCTGGAGCTGGCCCCGCAGGAGCGCCGGTTGAAGGACACGCTGGTGCGCATCCACGCCCGGGCCTCGCGCAATGCCGCGGGGCGCGCCTCCGTGCCGCCGCCGCTGCCGCCCGAGACGATGTTCGAGGGCAAGGTGGAGAAGGATCTGCTGGGCATGGTGGGCGAGGAGCTGACGCAGCACGCCATCGAGGTGCTGGCGGCGCCGGACCCGGGTGGGGCGGCGGACCCGAACAGCCGCCCGCCGCTGCCGCTGTTCGCGGCGCTGGAGCGCGAGGCCTTCCTGGACCTGGTGTACCGGATGGCCTGGCGCAGCGTGCCGCCGGGCACCGTCATGAGCCAGGAGGGGGAGACGGGAGACCACCTCCACGTCATCGTCGCCGGCAAGGCGGAGGTGACGCGGTTGACGGAAGGGCAGCGCAAGACGCTGGGCTTCCTGGGCGGCGGCTCCATCTTCGGCGAGCTGTCCCTCATCACCAACACCTCGCCCACCGCCAGCGTCACCTCGACGGTGGACACGGAAGTGTTCGAGGTCCGCCGCGAGCACCTCAACGCCGTGGCGCGCAACCACCCCTCCGTGCCCCAGGTGCTGGCGGAGTTCGCCCAGCAGCGCATGGCGCGCAACATGATGGCCACCTCGCCGCTCTTCCAGCAGTTGCCCGAGTCCGACCGGGCCGCGCTCCTGGAGCGCTTCACCTTCCGGGCGCTTCAGCCGCGGGACCGGGCGCTGGTGGAGGGCGAGCCCTCGCCGGGCCTGTTCCTCGTGCTCGCCGGCGAGCTGGTGGTGCAGAAGGGAGACCCGGGCGGCGGCGCGGTGAGCCTGGGCATCCTGCGGGAGGGCGAGGTGGCGGGGGAAATCTCCCTGCTCACCGGCGCCAATGCCACCGCCACCGTGGCGGCCACGCGCAAGACGGCCACCGCCTTCCTGCCGCGCGAGGCCTTCGCCGAGCTGACGCAGGAGTACCCCTCCATCAAGACGTACCTGGAGCAGCTCTCGGAGCAGCGCATCCAGCGGACGGCCGAGGCCCTGCGGCCCGCGGAGATCATCGACGCGGATGAGCTGGTCATCGAGCCGGACGTGGCCCGGGCGGGCTGAGTCCAGAGCCTCGCATGGTGGCCCTGACGCGCTCACACGTGGTGGGAGGAGGGCTGGCCCTGCTGGTGGCGGGGCTGGTGCTGGCTTTCTGGCCGCACGAGGAGCCGCCCGTGGAGGAGGCCATCCGCCGGAAGATCGGCGAGATGACGCACGCGGCCGAGCAGAAGGACATCGGCGCGGTGATGGAGGGCGTGTCCGAGCGCTTCAAGACGGACCAGGGCTGGGACAAGCAGCGGGTCCGGGGCGTGCTCCTGGCCCAGGTGCTGCGCGGCCAGTGGCTGCGGCTGTTCACCACGGACCTCGAAGTCACCGAGGTGTCCCCCTCGCGGGGAGACTTCACGGTGAAGTTCATCTTCGGCCGCTCGGAGGCGAAGGAGCTCGAGCAGCTTGGACAAGACAGTGTGATGAGCGCGTGGCGGGTGGAGGGCTCCTTCGAGAACGAGGACGGTGAATGGCGCATGGTGCGCGCCACTCACCGCCGCTTGGAGCCCTCGGAGCTGTTCTAACAGGCTTCGCCTGTCATTCAGGGCAATTCACAACATTCACGAAGATGATCTCTCCCGTGATGTTGTAATACTCATCCCACGCCAGGAATTGCACCTGATACTCGCCGTTGGTGGCGGTGCTGGGGCCCGGGCCGTAGTCATCCGGATCGATGGTGCCCGGAATGCCATCCTGGTCGTCATCCCCTGTGTTGTAACGGTACACGGTCAAGGGATTGCCACAGGCATCCACCGCGGAGGCGGCCGGGACCACCCAGGGCTCGTTGCACTGGAGGGTGATGGTGGTGGGGCCACTCACCGTCAGGATGGGACTCTCGGTCTCGCAGCCGGAGTCCAATGTCTGGCTTTGAGTGTCCAGATTCTGGCTGGGCTCGCTGGCCTCGGGGCCGCAAGCGCTCGCCGCGAGGGCCAGGCTCATCAACGAGGACAACACCATGGAGCGGAGGGGAGCCTTCGTGAAACAGAGAGGGTTGCTCATAGCTGGCGCCTCTGGGGGGTTGGGGTTGGGCACGAGTATGGGCGTGAAGACAGTCATGAGAAAAGCAGAAAGTGATACGCGGAGTTATTTTTTTGTATTGCATTGAGGGCGGATGTTTTCAGATCGTGAGATGTATTCTGACAGTGAGAGAGTGGTAAGGCGTGCTTTCCATGTCAGGGGTGTGAGAGGGTTCAGCTTCTCCCTCACTTGGTGGTTCGCATGTCTCTGAAAAAATTAAGAGTGACTTTGAGCGCCGTGATGCTGTGTGCGTCCAGCTGTGGCCTCGCGGAGGCGTCCCCGGCGCTCGCGGTGAAGAAGGTCATGCCGCTGGGGGATTCCATCACCCAGGCGGCCTCGGGGCGCGAGAGCTACCGCTGTGCGCTGTGGCAGAAGCTCAAGGCAGGGGGCTCCTCCGTGGACTTCGTGGGCAGCCTGACGGGCGGCAACGGCGGCGCGAACACCTGCACCGCGAGCGGATTCGACTTCCAGCACGAGGGGCACTGGGGCTGGCGCGCGGATCAGATCCTGGCGCAGATCTCCACGTGGGCGGCCAACACCCGGCCGGACATCGCGCTCATCCACCTGGGCACCAATGACATGCTCCAGGGGCAGACCGCCGACAGCACCCTCCAGGAGCTGAGTCAGATAATCGACCGGCTGCGCGCGGCCAATCCCAACGTCCGGATCTTCTTGGCGCAGCTCATTCCGGCCACGAACGCCACCGGCGCCGCCGCCATCCAGGCCCTCAACCAGCGCATTCCGGGGCTGGCTGCCTCCAAGAGCACGGCCGCCTCACCGGTGACGGTGGTGGATCAATGGACGGGGTTCAGCGCGCCGGCCGATACCTACGACGGGATTCACCCCAATCCCACGGGCGAGGCGAAGATGGCCGAGCGCTGGTACCAGGCCATCCGCTCCAGCCTCTGAGGCGGCCCTACTTCAGCAGGGCCTCGGCCTCGGTCTTCCAGGCCTGGGCCATCTTCACCTGGCCGGCGTCCGTGAGCTGCTTGCCGATCTGCGCCACCTGGGCCTGGAGCTGCTCGGGGGGAACGCCCCGGCCCCGGGCCCGGCTCAGGGCGAAGAAGTGGTGCTGGCAGCCCGTGGCGTAGTCCCCCTGGGCGAAGAGCAGCTCCGCCATGGCGGTGTAGGCCTCGGGAACGGAGCTGGTGCCGTTGTCCGGGGTGACGGTGGTGAGCACCGCCTTTGCCCCCTCGTAGTCCTTGCGGGCCAGGAGCAGCGCGCCCTTGGCGTACTGCGCGCGGGCCTGCTGCGGCCCCTTCACGGCCAGGGCCTGCTCATAGGCGGTCAGCGCTTCGTCCTGCCGGCCCGCCGCCTCCAGCACGTTGCCGCGCGTCAGCCAGTACCGGTCGTCCCGCTCCAGCGCGCTGACCGTCTTGCCCTCGCCGGCGCTCACCTGGATGTTCCGGAACGTGGCCTCGTAGCCATCGATCAGCGCCAGGGCCCCGGCGGTGTCGCCCAGCTGCTGGAGCGCCTTGGCCCCCTCGAAATAGAACAGGGGCGCCGTCTTGTGCTGGGCCGCCGCCGCCTCGAAGGCCGCGCGGGCCCCCGGGTCCTTCTTCGCCGTCAGCGCCTTGGCCCGGGCGAAGAGGGCATAGGGCTCCTTCGGGGAGACGGCGAGCGCCGCGTCCGCGGCCTGGAGCGCCGCATCCGGGTTGCCCCGGGTCAGTGCCAGCTCCGCGCGGGTGGCGAGGGCCCGGGCCTTCAGCGCGGGGCTCAGCTCCGCCTCCCGGGCCTGGAGGTCCTGCAGGGTGCGCTCCACCTCGTCCGGTCTGCCGTGCAGGGCCAGGGTGGCCAGCCCCGCCGTCAGCCGGGCCTGGAGGTGGTCCGGGTTGGCCGAGGTGGCCCGGCCCAGCGCCTCACCGGCCTGGGCGAACAGCCCCTCCTGCAGCAGGGCCTCGCCGTAGGCCGTGGCGAAGCGGGGATCCTTCCAGGCGCCCTCCATGGCGCGGGCATACGCCTGGCGTGCGGCCTGGAGGTTGCCCAGGGCCTGGTCCGTCCGCGCCTGGACGAGCCACAGCTTGGGGTTGCTCGCCCCGCGCTCGCGCAGCGCCTTCAACAGCCCGGCGGCCTCCGGGGCCTTGCCCTCGGACAGCGTCACCCAGGCCCGGACGACCCGGGCGCCGTAGCGCTCGGCATCCTTGGACTCCAGGGACTCGGCCCGGGCCAGGTGCTCGCGCGCCGGGGCCTCCGAGCCGGGCTGGTGGTGCTCCAGCCACAGCGCCGCGTGGAGGTCCGCCGCCAGGGCGTGCGCGCCGTAGACGTCCGCATCCAGGGCGAACAGCGCGTCCAGCTCCTGGAGCGCCTTCGCGAGGTCCGCGGGGTTGCCGCGCTGCGCCAGCCCCTGGGCCGCCTTGAGGTGTGTTTCCGTGTCGCGCCGCACCCGGCCCCGGTGCACCACGAAGGTGACGGTCGCCCCCAGCAGCACGGCCACCAGCGCCACCTGGGCCAGAGCACTGCCCAGGCTCTCGCGCCGTTTCCAGTCCCTTTGCCCGCCGCTACTGCCGCTTGCCATGCCCATGCGCGACCGCCTTCCGGACTGGAAATTTGAATGGTTTCGGACGTTTATGCGTGATAAGGGGAGCCGGGGCTACTTAAGGCCGCTGTCTCTGGGTGTCAACGTGGGGGGGGCCGGAGGGTTGAGCGGCTGTCGACTCCTGGAGGTGCAGTGATGGCGGTGTACACGGTGCTGGACTCCGGGGCGTTCGCGCGGATCGCCGAGGCCTTTGGGCTGGGCGAGGTGCACACGGTCGACGCCATCCCCGAGGGCTCCATCAACACCAACCACCGGTTCCTCACGTCGCAGGGGCGCTTCTTCGTGAGGCACACCACGGTGCGCTCGGCGGAGGATCTGCGCTTCGAGGCCGCGCTGCTCTCCCACCTCGCCGAGTCCCAGTTTCCGGGCCCCGCGCCCGTGCTCACGGCGCAGGGCGCGCCCTTCCTGGAGCTGCAGGGCGGGCGGGTGTCGGTGTTCCGGTGGCTCGTGGGCGAGGAGTTGAAGCGCCCGCAGCTCACCGCGGAGCACCTGGAGCGCCTGGGCCAGGAGCTGGGGAAGATGCACCGGCTCACCCAGTCCTTCGGCGGCCACCGGGACAATCCCTACAGCGCGGCGCAGGTGCAGCAGTGGCTCACGGGGCTGCGGCGGAACCCGGACGTGGAGGTGGCCCAGGTGGCCGGGGAGCTGGAAGGGTACCTGGCGCGGGCCGAGCAGGAGCGCGCGGGCGGGCTGGAGCCTCGCGGCGTCATCCACGCGGACCTCTTCATGGACAACGTGAAGTGGCTGGGGGACCGGGTGGGTGCCTTCTTCGACTTCGAGATGGCGTGCCGGGATGTCTACGCGCTGGACGTGGCCATCACCCTGAACGCCTGGGGCTTCGAGGGGCAGTACGTGCCGGCGCTGTGCCAGGCCTTCTTCCGGGGCTACCAGGACGCGCGCCCCCTGTCGCCGGTGGAGCGCGAGCACCTCTTCGGGCACGCGCTCTTCGGGGCGGTGCGCTACACCGCCAGCCGCATCCGGGACTTCCACCTGTCGCCGCTGCCCGCGGAGCAGCTCACCCGCAAGAGCTTCCGCACCTACCTGGCGCGGGCCCGGGAGCTGGTGGCCCTGGGGCCCGCGGGGTTCCTCCAGCGCATGGGGCTGTGAGCGGGGCGGCGCTTAGATTCCGGAGACGATCTTCCACTGGCCGTCGCGCTTCTCGAGCACCATCTGCTCCAGCTCCGAGTCGTTCTGGGCCCGGGTCGTCAGCGAGGGCAGCCGCCAGCTCGCGTTCCAGTAGTAGATGGCCACCGCCTGGTCCTTGTTGATGTCCAGCCGGCGCACGTTGATGTCCACCTTGGGGTTGTCCAGCCGGGAGAAGAGGTTCTTCAGGTGGTCCGCCAGGTTGGCATACGTGAGATCGTCCTCGAGCGTCTCCGTGCCGGAGTCCTCGCGGAAGCTCTCGGAGACGATGGCCAGGATGGCGCGCGAGTCCCTGGCCTCCAGGCCGGACCGGTAGCGTTCCATCACGCCCAGGATGGCGCGCGAATCCTCGGTGTCTTCGATATCGGTGCCGGCAATGCGCCGGGTGGCGCACGCCGTGACCAGGAGCAGCAGGGGCAGGACAAGGAGCGATCGGACGTTCATGGTTCGGTGGCCTCTATGAGTCCAACCGCTCCGGTGTCAACTCATTCCCCAGACGGCCGGAGGACCGGTTACGCCTTGCGGACGTGCTCGGCGATGAAGCGGTTGAGCACCGGG encodes:
- a CDS encoding TldD/PmbA family protein, coding for MTGYEQLAKKLVQRAKKKGAKQAEAFIEAGRQSSCRVRDGEIEDLTEATSKGVGLRVITKDHRLGFAYTSDFDPSSLEGFVDRALQLAQAAAPNKLNGLPNLKELGKLGDTGELYDPAVASLAGDWKIKAALEMEKAGKAVDPRITTFDNVGAGDYVSEVYVASSEGMSAGYAGTYVYLAASPVAAENGQLQTSYWIDYKRFLSDLDAPESVGREAARRAVRMLGAKRAKTQQVPVIFDPLVAASFVNNIASAADGNAIYKNSSVFVSKLGKRLAPETVTVVDDGLLKRGLGTSPFDGEGVATRRTALLDKGVLRNYLYDSFTARKAKAKTTGNAARGYSSLPHIGTNNLYLEPGTRTPEELVREVKNGFYVTAMLGSGANPVTGDYSRGANGLWIENGELTYAVQEVTVAGNLLQMLQDLDGIGNDLQFRGSSGAPTLRFKQLTISGD
- a CDS encoding TldD/PmbA family protein, translating into MPRASVLTKKRPSPALLAPLATRQKVLPPLLPQPLLERLLGVAMERGAEFAEVYVERAQSTAVILEEGRIKSGQTGLSQGVGVRVIAGPKVGYAYSDDLDEEALLRAARTAAMIAQGGGSPQSFKVSRAPAPTYYKVATPLADIEVARKAELVLRADKAARAFDARVKQVNGSYADVTKRIAVGNTQGHYSEDTQDLCRLSIQVMAEGKNKERRTGFYGGGGRVSFNHFDTFTPESVAREAARQAIATLGSVECQAGPQTVVLAPGWSGILLHEAVGHGLEADFIRKGTSLFAGKLGEKVASDLVTVIDDGTMANNRGSINVDDEGAPGQHKVLIEKGVLKGYLYDQLNAKLMGQRSTGSGRRESFKHMPLPRMTNTYLAPGDHAPEDILKEVKRGLYCAHFGGGQVDITNGNFVFEVSEAYQIEDGKLGKPVKNAILIGVGPEALKNVSRVGNDPMPDPGLGTCGKDGQSVPVGVGLPTLRIDNMTVGGTKVA
- a CDS encoding FHA domain-containing protein; translation: MPPRRPNSPPADDAPKPSGGASRNDRTELRPSPFANGERSRAGARPRSVEVDEEYHTSNHYPDEGEEDAEEGTPTPSARSVRRPSGMDALSEQEEDDEPLPEEDDDNPDATRAGPPVSLHIVEGPDQGKKRRFKGVRMVVGRGKKIELQLSDQSVSRRHLELIHSEAGTLMRDLGTINGTLVNDERVDEKLLAHGDVIAIGKTRIRYVDELAQVKQMRAEQEAREAEEKKAAEEAQKKAEAEAAARKEAAANTGAASKDEVDPADPRFNQATQARFPAPQELLDAPVRPRPGRGGDNKFGGNKVLIGGGIGVAVVVALVVAIILMGRPSQPEVQPPDPKEAIAATKMQQAYNAVRSGDFALAVKLIEEAEALKPGIDTEGLAQAARKELAVMEAFQAVRALMDEERFEEARQKLKDTPLGTTAQSDEEREKLEKELDEREFAFLVKRAEALLEQRDVEGLRALLARLPPSAQPLYRQKLADLEKALEDEAKELARQGRQNKALAAKLAAEKRAQFIAEAFEAVERKFDNGDYARAVLECDRVMEAHKGDTEIRDRAKSLKRLIPQFAKSFEDAQRKVQARSLEAAVRPLKRSSELYQQIGFNGGLQETLNEQLARASVSAGKAALARRDVASAARSFREALRINPGDAGAQDGLNSLEGQVEELFKRAYIERDRDPRSAAEKFRIVIDASPPDSELRQKAETHLQALQP
- a CDS encoding cyclic nucleotide-binding domain-containing protein, translated to MSESSLRELGMDLIEDRQFERALGVFSEAVRRRPADHRSRMLAARCLAEMGERERAVTAYHACAEGLLRRDYLLSAMAACKLALELAPQERRLKDTLVRIHARASRNAAGRASVPPPLPPETMFEGKVEKDLLGMVGEELTQHAIEVLAAPDPGGAADPNSRPPLPLFAALEREAFLDLVYRMAWRSVPPGTVMSQEGETGDHLHVIVAGKAEVTRLTEGQRKTLGFLGGGSIFGELSLITNTSPTASVTSTVDTEVFEVRREHLNAVARNHPSVPQVLAEFAQQRMARNMMATSPLFQQLPESDRAALLERFTFRALQPRDRALVEGEPSPGLFLVLAGELVVQKGDPGGGAVSLGILREGEVAGEISLLTGANATATVAATRKTATAFLPREAFAELTQEYPSIKTYLEQLSEQRIQRTAEALRPAEIIDADELVIEPDVARAG
- a CDS encoding SGNH/GDSL hydrolase family protein, coding for MLCASSCGLAEASPALAVKKVMPLGDSITQAASGRESYRCALWQKLKAGGSSVDFVGSLTGGNGGANTCTASGFDFQHEGHWGWRADQILAQISTWAANTRPDIALIHLGTNDMLQGQTADSTLQELSQIIDRLRAANPNVRIFLAQLIPATNATGAAAIQALNQRIPGLAASKSTAASPVTVVDQWTGFSAPADTYDGIHPNPTGEAKMAERWYQAIRSSL
- a CDS encoding tetratricopeptide repeat protein encodes the protein MASGSSGGQRDWKRRESLGSALAQVALVAVLLGATVTFVVHRGRVRRDTETHLKAAQGLAQRGNPADLAKALQELDALFALDADVYGAHALAADLHAALWLEHHQPGSEAPAREHLARAESLESKDAERYGARVVRAWVTLSEGKAPEAAGLLKALRERGASNPKLWLVQARTDQALGNLQAARQAYARAMEGAWKDPRFATAYGEALLQEGLFAQAGEALGRATSANPDHLQARLTAGLATLALHGRPDEVERTLQDLQAREAELSPALKARALATRAELALTRGNPDAALQAADAALAVSPKEPYALFARAKALTAKKDPGARAAFEAAAAQHKTAPLFYFEGAKALQQLGDTAGALALIDGYEATFRNIQVSAGEGKTVSALERDDRYWLTRGNVLEAAGRQDEALTAYEQALAVKGPQQARAQYAKGALLLARKDYEGAKAVLTTVTPDNGTSSVPEAYTAMAELLFAQGDYATGCQHHFFALSRARGRGVPPEQLQAQVAQIGKQLTDAGQVKMAQAWKTEAEALLK
- a CDS encoding homoserine kinase, which gives rise to MAVYTVLDSGAFARIAEAFGLGEVHTVDAIPEGSINTNHRFLTSQGRFFVRHTTVRSAEDLRFEAALLSHLAESQFPGPAPVLTAQGAPFLELQGGRVSVFRWLVGEELKRPQLTAEHLERLGQELGKMHRLTQSFGGHRDNPYSAAQVQQWLTGLRRNPDVEVAQVAGELEGYLARAEQERAGGLEPRGVIHADLFMDNVKWLGDRVGAFFDFEMACRDVYALDVAITLNAWGFEGQYVPALCQAFFRGYQDARPLSPVEREHLFGHALFGAVRYTASRIRDFHLSPLPAEQLTRKSFRTYLARARELVALGPAGFLQRMGL
- a CDS encoding nuclear transport factor 2 family protein: MNVRSLLVLPLLLLVTACATRRIAGTDIEDTEDSRAILGVMERYRSGLEARDSRAILAIVSESFREDSGTETLEDDLTYANLADHLKNLFSRLDNPKVDINVRRLDINKDQAVAIYYWNASWRLPSLTTRAQNDSELEQMVLEKRDGQWKIVSGI